A single genomic interval of Mycolicibacterium holsaticum DSM 44478 = JCM 12374 harbors:
- a CDS encoding NAD(P)H-dependent amine dehydrogenase family protein, with amino-acid sequence MQRVAVWGTGNMGSAAIRSTVAFPGLQLSGVITSSPDKAGRDAATFANLDSPTGVTATTDIDAALGAADAVAYMASGDIRPDEAVADIERCLRAGKHVVTPSLYSLYDPRSAPPEWVERLTDAAVEGGSTLLVSGVDPGWGNDALAVLAAGLCTRIRTIRCQEIFDYSTYDQPHAVKVLCGFGGPMDQVPMMLLPSIPTMVWGGNLRLIGRGLGMEIDEIAADVERRPLEQTVDTVMGRFDQGTQGAFWLKVIGKSRGRERIVIDHITRIHPSCAPDWPQPDEGAGDHRVIIDGDPQLTIVSRADVPGGTRADGGNTTAANRLLGALGWLAGQKPGIYDGLDVPMQSALPPEVEAQRWAE; translated from the coding sequence GTGCAGCGTGTCGCGGTGTGGGGAACGGGCAACATGGGGTCGGCGGCGATCCGGTCGACGGTGGCGTTTCCGGGGTTGCAACTATCCGGCGTCATCACGTCGTCGCCGGACAAGGCCGGTCGCGACGCCGCCACCTTCGCGAACCTGGATAGCCCGACGGGCGTCACCGCCACCACCGATATAGACGCAGCGCTGGGCGCCGCCGACGCGGTGGCCTACATGGCGTCCGGTGACATCCGGCCCGACGAGGCCGTCGCCGACATCGAGCGCTGCCTGCGCGCGGGTAAGCATGTGGTGACGCCGTCGCTGTACTCGCTTTACGATCCGCGTTCGGCCCCGCCGGAGTGGGTCGAGCGGTTGACCGACGCCGCTGTAGAAGGTGGCTCCACCCTGTTGGTCAGCGGTGTCGACCCGGGCTGGGGCAACGACGCCCTGGCCGTGCTCGCCGCTGGGCTGTGCACCCGGATCCGCACGATCCGCTGCCAGGAGATCTTCGACTACTCGACGTACGACCAGCCGCACGCGGTGAAGGTGCTCTGTGGTTTCGGCGGCCCGATGGACCAGGTGCCGATGATGCTGCTGCCCTCGATCCCGACGATGGTGTGGGGCGGAAACCTTCGGCTGATCGGCCGTGGCCTGGGTATGGAGATCGACGAGATCGCCGCGGACGTCGAACGCCGGCCACTCGAGCAGACCGTCGACACCGTGATGGGCCGATTCGATCAGGGCACCCAGGGTGCGTTCTGGCTGAAGGTGATCGGAAAGTCGCGCGGGCGCGAACGCATCGTCATCGACCACATCACCCGCATCCATCCCTCGTGCGCACCGGACTGGCCCCAACCCGACGAAGGGGCGGGCGATCACCGCGTGATCATCGACGGTGACCCGCAGCTGACGATCGTCAGCCGCGCCGACGTGCCGGGCGGCACCCGCGCCGACGGCGGCAACACCACCGCGGCCAACCGTCTGCTCGGTGCGCTGGGCTGGCTGGCCGGGCAGAAGCCCGGTATCTACGACGGCCTCGACGTGCCGATGCAGTCTGCCCTGCCGCCCGAGGTGGAAGCCCAGCGCTGGGCCGAGTGA
- a CDS encoding acyl-CoA dehydrogenase — translation MSHYKSNVRDQVFNLFEVYGVDKAFGEGDYADLDLETARDMLAEVARLAEGPIAESFADGDRNPPVFDPETHTVTLPESFKKSMRALFDAGWDKAGVGEELGGMPMPRALQWALIEHILGANPAAYMYAMGPGMAQIFYNLGTEEQKKWAQLAAEHNWGATMVLTEPDAGSDVGAGRTKAVQQPDGTWHIDGVKRFITSADSDDLFENIMHLVLARPEGAGPGTKGLSLFFVPKFHFDPETGELGERNGVFVTNVEHKMGLKVSATCELTFGQHGVPATGWLVGEVHDGIAQMFEVIEQARMMVGTKAIATLSTGYLNALEYAKERVQGADMTQMTDKTAPRVTITHHPDVRRSLMTQKAYAEGLRALYLYTATYQDSAVAKALHDVEPDLAVRVNDLMLPIVKGVGSEQAYAKLTESLQTFGGSGFLQDYPIEQYIRDAKIDSLYEGTTAIQAQDFFFRKIVRDKGVALAHVAGQIEQFVKNESGNGRLKAERKLLATALEDVQAMAASLTGYLMAAQDNPAELYKVGLGSVRFLMSVGDLVIGWLLQQHAAVAIDKLDAGVSAGLTADDQAFYEGKVAVASFFAKNFLPMLTSTRQVVENLDNDVMELDEASF, via the coding sequence GTGAGCCACTATAAGAGCAACGTCCGCGACCAGGTTTTCAACCTGTTCGAGGTATATGGCGTAGACAAGGCGTTCGGTGAGGGCGACTACGCCGACCTGGATCTCGAGACCGCCCGCGACATGCTGGCTGAGGTGGCGCGGTTGGCCGAGGGGCCGATCGCGGAGTCGTTCGCCGACGGTGACCGCAATCCGCCGGTGTTCGATCCGGAGACCCATACGGTGACGCTGCCGGAGTCGTTCAAGAAGTCGATGCGTGCGCTGTTCGACGCCGGCTGGGACAAGGCCGGGGTCGGCGAGGAGCTCGGCGGTATGCCGATGCCCCGCGCCCTGCAGTGGGCACTGATCGAGCACATTCTCGGCGCGAACCCCGCCGCGTACATGTACGCGATGGGCCCGGGCATGGCGCAGATCTTCTACAACCTGGGCACCGAAGAGCAGAAGAAGTGGGCTCAGCTGGCCGCCGAGCACAACTGGGGCGCCACCATGGTGCTCACCGAGCCCGATGCCGGCTCCGACGTCGGCGCCGGCCGCACCAAGGCCGTCCAGCAGCCCGACGGCACCTGGCACATCGACGGTGTCAAGCGGTTCATCACCTCCGCTGACTCCGACGATCTGTTCGAGAACATCATGCACCTGGTGCTGGCCCGCCCCGAGGGCGCAGGTCCGGGCACCAAGGGGCTGTCGCTGTTCTTCGTCCCGAAGTTCCACTTCGATCCGGAGACCGGTGAGCTCGGCGAGCGCAACGGCGTGTTCGTGACCAACGTCGAGCACAAGATGGGCCTGAAGGTTTCGGCCACCTGTGAGTTGACGTTCGGCCAGCACGGCGTGCCCGCCACCGGCTGGCTGGTCGGCGAGGTGCACGACGGCATCGCGCAGATGTTCGAGGTCATCGAGCAGGCGCGAATGATGGTCGGCACCAAGGCCATCGCGACGCTGTCGACCGGTTACCTCAACGCGCTCGAGTACGCCAAGGAGCGGGTGCAGGGCGCCGACATGACGCAGATGACGGACAAGACCGCGCCGCGCGTGACGATCACGCACCACCCGGACGTGCGCCGGTCGCTGATGACCCAGAAGGCCTACGCCGAGGGTCTGCGCGCGCTGTACCTCTACACCGCCACCTACCAGGACTCGGCGGTGGCCAAGGCGCTGCACGACGTCGAGCCGGACCTGGCAGTTCGGGTCAACGACCTGATGCTGCCGATCGTCAAGGGTGTCGGCTCGGAGCAGGCCTACGCCAAGCTGACCGAATCGCTGCAGACCTTCGGTGGTTCGGGCTTCCTGCAGGACTACCCGATCGAGCAGTACATCCGCGACGCCAAGATCGACTCGCTGTACGAGGGCACCACCGCGATCCAGGCGCAGGACTTCTTCTTCCGCAAGATCGTCCGCGACAAGGGTGTGGCGCTGGCGCACGTGGCCGGTCAGATCGAGCAGTTCGTCAAGAACGAGTCCGGTAACGGCCGGTTGAAGGCCGAGCGCAAGCTGCTGGCGACCGCGCTGGAGGATGTCCAGGCCATGGCCGCCTCGTTGACCGGTTATCTGATGGCGGCGCAGGACAATCCGGCCGAGCTCTACAAGGTCGGCTTGGGCTCGGTGCGCTTCCTGATGAGCGTCGGTGACCTGGTCATCGGCTGGCTGCTGCAGCAGCACGCGGCGGTGGCGATCGACAAGCTCGACGCCGGCGTCAGTGCAGGTTTGACAGCCGACGACCAGGCCTTCTACGAGGGCAAGGTCGCGGTCGCGTCGTTCTTCGCGAAGAACTTCCTGCCGATGCTGACCAGCACCCGTCAGGTCGTCGAAAACCTCGACAACGATGTGATGGAACTCGACGAGGCGTCCTTCTAA
- a CDS encoding lytic transglycosylase domain-containing protein encodes MQTGGDARARTAMARVRRGLSRAARTPAAGAEVVARLVLTSAVATAPSLIVALHHAPDIQPTAAVAPRPTFPDGPLAATPAVMDPTTVSHVVGPPPPAAVSAAGVLNIPAIALTAYRNADGLMARIEPGCGVSWNMLAGIGQIESRHAFGGRTDDRGTAVEPIFGPTLDGSLPGNEIIVAGRTSGRTVYARAMGPMQFLPSTWTHYAADGDSDGHADAQNLFDATLAAARYLCSGGLNLHDRAQLITAVLRYNNSMAYTQNVLGWADAYATGVPPVYLPPITGPIRPLGSTRSVARATNPDPGQSRSGDTQSEPDAIRTETWAERNAGRTGAGAPTGGTGSSPTGTRSASEPGGVHTGSSGRATGITRSDTSTPRVKFGNGRSGGVRDTE; translated from the coding sequence GTGCAGACAGGGGGCGACGCCCGGGCCCGGACAGCCATGGCGCGGGTTCGTCGCGGTCTCAGCCGGGCCGCACGCACCCCGGCCGCCGGGGCCGAGGTGGTCGCCCGGCTGGTGTTGACCAGCGCGGTCGCCACCGCGCCGAGCCTGATCGTGGCGCTGCACCACGCGCCGGACATTCAACCGACGGCAGCCGTCGCGCCGCGGCCGACCTTTCCGGACGGCCCCCTGGCCGCGACGCCTGCCGTGATGGACCCGACGACCGTGTCGCACGTCGTCGGTCCACCGCCGCCGGCCGCGGTCAGCGCAGCCGGCGTCTTGAACATCCCCGCCATCGCCCTGACGGCGTATCGCAACGCCGACGGCCTGATGGCGCGCATCGAACCGGGCTGCGGGGTCAGCTGGAACATGCTGGCCGGGATCGGGCAGATCGAATCCCGGCACGCCTTCGGCGGCAGGACCGACGACCGGGGCACGGCCGTGGAGCCCATCTTCGGCCCGACGCTCGACGGCTCACTGCCCGGCAACGAAATCATCGTCGCCGGCCGCACCAGCGGGCGCACGGTCTACGCCAGGGCGATGGGGCCGATGCAGTTTCTGCCCAGCACCTGGACGCACTACGCGGCCGACGGTGACAGCGACGGGCATGCCGACGCGCAGAACCTCTTCGACGCCACCCTGGCTGCTGCCCGCTACCTGTGCAGCGGAGGGCTCAACCTTCACGATCGCGCCCAGCTGATCACCGCGGTGTTGCGCTACAACAACTCAATGGCCTACACGCAGAACGTGCTGGGGTGGGCCGACGCGTATGCCACCGGCGTTCCCCCGGTATACCTGCCGCCGATCACCGGGCCGATACGCCCGCTCGGCAGCACCCGCTCGGTGGCCCGGGCGACCAACCCCGATCCGGGCCAAAGCCGTTCCGGCGACACACAATCGGAGCCCGATGCGATCCGCACCGAAACGTGGGCGGAACGGAACGCCGGCAGAACCGGTGCCGGCGCACCGACCGGCGGGACGGGTTCGTCCCCGACGGGCACACGCTCGGCGAGCGAGCCTGGCGGCGTGCACACCGGCAGCAGCGGCCGCGCAACGGGCATCACCAGAAGCGACACGTCGACACCGCGGGTGAAGTTCGGAAACGGCCGCAGCGGCGGCGTGCGCGACACCGAATAG
- a CDS encoding TIGR03564 family F420-dependent LLM class oxidoreductase produces the protein MQTSVALTGLLPDADARNPVDATVQRLASLRDEGFRRVWMAQLPYDPDLLTVLAVAFREIDTLEIASGVIPIQIQHPTQLAQRALTLNTIAEGRFLLGIGLSHRMVTEGVWGISYDRPVRQMREYLDALLPLLAGEPADASGEFWTTRGSLQVPGAPTPPVYLAALGPQMLRLAGRRSAGTMTWMTGPKTLAGHVVPTLRTAAAEAGRDESSVRVVASLPVTVTDDVARARARAAEEFAIYGQLPSYRAMLDREGYAGPEDAAIIGDEKTVSDRLAELSAAGVDEFVASVFDADPEARARTRALLRSTDR, from the coding sequence ATGCAGACCAGCGTCGCTCTCACCGGACTTCTCCCCGACGCCGACGCGCGCAACCCGGTCGACGCCACCGTGCAGCGGCTGGCGTCGTTGCGCGACGAGGGATTTCGCAGGGTGTGGATGGCTCAGCTGCCCTACGACCCCGACCTCCTGACCGTCTTGGCGGTCGCGTTCCGCGAGATCGACACCCTCGAGATCGCGTCGGGCGTCATCCCGATCCAGATCCAGCACCCCACCCAGTTGGCGCAGCGGGCGCTGACGCTCAACACCATTGCCGAGGGCCGCTTTCTCCTCGGGATCGGGTTGAGCCACCGGATGGTGACCGAAGGGGTGTGGGGCATTTCGTATGACCGGCCGGTGCGCCAGATGCGCGAGTATCTCGACGCGCTGCTGCCGCTGCTGGCCGGTGAGCCCGCGGACGCCTCCGGGGAGTTCTGGACGACGCGCGGTTCGCTGCAGGTGCCGGGGGCGCCGACGCCGCCGGTGTACCTCGCCGCGCTCGGGCCGCAGATGCTGCGGCTGGCAGGGCGGCGCAGCGCGGGCACGATGACGTGGATGACCGGACCCAAGACGTTGGCCGGCCACGTTGTGCCGACCCTGCGCACCGCGGCCGCCGAAGCCGGGCGCGACGAGTCATCGGTGCGGGTGGTGGCCTCGCTGCCGGTCACCGTCACCGACGACGTGGCGCGCGCCAGGGCCCGCGCCGCCGAGGAGTTCGCGATCTACGGGCAGCTGCCGTCCTACCGCGCGATGCTCGACCGGGAGGGTTACGCCGGACCCGAGGACGCGGCGATCATCGGCGACGAGAAAACCGTGTCCGACCGCCTCGCCGAGCTGAGCGCAGCCGGCGTCGACGAGTTCGTCGCCAGCGTTTTCGACGCGGACCCCGAGGCGCGTGCGCGCACCCGCGCACTGCTGCGATCAACGGATCGGTAG
- a CDS encoding TDT family transporter, with amino-acid sequence MTSELARLQHLGPNWFASVMGTGIVATAGATLPVRLPGLHVFSEVVWVAAAVLLVVLVVAVGAQRIRHPVAARGYVRNPQMTHFYGAAPMALLTVGAGALLIGKDLIGERVAVDLAWVLWTAGTVGGLFTAATIPFLMFTQLNVEPDAAFGGWLMPVVPPMVSAASGALLIPHMAPGTGRATMLYGCYAMFGLSLFAALIIITMIWSRLALYGTSGTARVPTLWIVLGPLGQGITAAGLLGAHASAAVPTELADAMNVFAVLFGVPVWGFAVLWIVLATELTVRTLRRGMPFALTWWSLTFPVGTFVTGTTQLANHTGLPAFAVAAVVAYVGLLGTWALVAVLTTRGSLGGALFAPAGAGPIKAKKDAPPGQDR; translated from the coding sequence ATGACAAGTGAGTTGGCGCGGCTACAGCACCTCGGGCCGAACTGGTTCGCATCGGTGATGGGCACCGGAATCGTCGCGACGGCGGGCGCCACGCTGCCGGTGCGGCTGCCCGGGCTGCACGTGTTCTCCGAGGTGGTGTGGGTGGCGGCGGCCGTGCTGCTGGTGGTGCTCGTCGTCGCGGTGGGCGCGCAGCGGATCCGCCATCCGGTGGCGGCGCGAGGTTACGTGCGCAACCCGCAGATGACCCACTTCTACGGCGCCGCGCCGATGGCGTTGCTGACCGTCGGCGCGGGTGCGCTGCTGATCGGCAAGGACCTGATCGGCGAGCGGGTAGCCGTCGACCTGGCATGGGTGCTGTGGACGGCAGGCACCGTCGGCGGGCTGTTCACCGCGGCGACCATCCCGTTCCTGATGTTCACCCAACTCAACGTCGAACCCGACGCCGCGTTCGGCGGCTGGCTGATGCCGGTGGTGCCGCCGATGGTGTCGGCGGCCTCCGGTGCGCTGCTGATTCCGCATATGGCTCCGGGGACAGGGCGCGCGACCATGCTGTACGGCTGTTACGCGATGTTCGGGCTGTCGTTGTTCGCGGCGCTGATCATCATCACGATGATCTGGAGCAGGCTTGCGCTGTACGGGACGTCGGGCACCGCGCGAGTGCCCACATTGTGGATCGTGCTGGGCCCGCTGGGGCAGGGCATCACCGCGGCGGGCCTGCTCGGCGCCCACGCCAGCGCGGCAGTGCCAACCGAGTTGGCCGACGCGATGAACGTGTTCGCGGTGCTGTTCGGCGTCCCGGTCTGGGGGTTTGCGGTGCTGTGGATCGTGCTGGCCACCGAACTGACCGTGCGCACGCTGCGACGCGGGATGCCGTTCGCGTTGACGTGGTGGAGCCTGACCTTCCCGGTCGGCACCTTCGTCACCGGGACCACCCAGCTGGCCAACCACACCGGCCTGCCCGCGTTCGCGGTGGCCGCCGTCGTCGCCTACGTCGGGTTGCTGGGCACCTGGGCGCTGGTCGCCGTCCTGACCACCCGCGGCAGCCTCGGCGGCGCGTTGTTCGCACCGGCGGGGGCCGGGCCGATCAAGGCGAAAAAGGACGCCCCGCCGGGCCAGGACCGGTAA
- a CDS encoding acetyl-CoA C-acetyltransferase — MASNTHRRVAILGGNRIPFARSDGAYANASNQDMFTAALGGLIDRFNLDGEKLGAVIGGAVLKHSRDFNLTRECVLGSALSSYTPAFDLQQACGTGLQAAIAAADGIAAGRYDVAAAGGVDTTSDAPIAFGNDLRRVLLGLRRSKSNLERLKLVGKLPASLGVEIPVNSEPRTGMSMGEHAALTAKEMGIKRTDQDELAAASHRNMAAAYDRGFFDDLVTPFLGLYRDNNLRPDSSAEKLAKLKPVFGAKQGDATMTAGNSTPLTDGASVALLATPEWAAERGIEPLAYWVDGETAAVDYVNGRDGLLMAPTYAVPRLLARNGLALQDFDFYEIHEAFASVVLAHLQAWESDEYCKERLGLDKALGSIDRSKLNVNGSSIAAGHPFAATGGRIVAQMAKQLSEKKKETGQPVRGLISICAAGGQGVAAILEA; from the coding sequence ATGGCTAGTAATACCCACCGACGGGTCGCCATCCTCGGCGGCAACCGAATTCCCTTCGCCCGATCGGATGGCGCGTATGCAAACGCCTCCAACCAGGACATGTTCACCGCGGCGCTGGGCGGGCTGATCGACCGGTTCAACCTCGACGGCGAGAAGCTCGGGGCCGTGATCGGCGGCGCCGTGCTCAAGCACAGCCGCGACTTCAACCTGACGCGCGAATGCGTGCTCGGCAGCGCGCTGTCGTCCTACACCCCCGCCTTCGACCTGCAGCAGGCGTGCGGCACCGGGCTGCAGGCCGCGATCGCGGCCGCCGACGGTATCGCCGCCGGGCGCTACGACGTGGCCGCGGCCGGCGGCGTGGACACCACCTCCGACGCCCCGATCGCGTTCGGCAACGACCTGCGGCGGGTGCTGCTCGGGCTGCGCCGGTCCAAATCCAACCTCGAACGGCTCAAGCTGGTCGGCAAGCTGCCCGCCTCCCTCGGCGTGGAGATCCCCGTCAACAGCGAACCGCGCACCGGCATGTCGATGGGCGAGCACGCCGCGCTCACCGCCAAGGAGATGGGGATCAAGCGCACCGACCAGGACGAGCTCGCCGCGGCCAGCCACCGCAACATGGCCGCCGCATACGACCGCGGCTTCTTCGACGACCTGGTCACCCCGTTCCTCGGGCTGTACCGCGACAACAACCTGCGCCCGGACTCGTCGGCGGAGAAGCTGGCCAAGCTCAAGCCGGTGTTCGGGGCGAAACAAGGTGACGCGACGATGACCGCGGGCAACTCGACGCCGCTGACTGACGGCGCGTCGGTCGCGCTGCTCGCCACCCCGGAGTGGGCCGCCGAGCGTGGCATCGAACCGCTGGCCTACTGGGTCGACGGGGAGACCGCGGCGGTCGACTACGTCAACGGCCGCGACGGCCTGTTGATGGCGCCGACGTACGCGGTGCCGCGGCTGCTGGCCCGAAACGGCTTGGCGCTGCAGGACTTCGACTTCTACGAGATCCACGAGGCGTTCGCGTCGGTGGTGCTCGCGCACCTGCAGGCGTGGGAGTCCGACGAGTACTGCAAGGAACGGCTGGGCCTGGACAAGGCCCTGGGCAGCATCGACCGCTCCAAGCTCAACGTCAACGGCTCCTCGATCGCGGCGGGGCACCCCTTCGCGGCCACCGGCGGGCGCATCGTCGCGCAGATGGCCAAGCAGTTGAGCGAGAAGAAAAAGGAGACCGGGCAGCCCGTACGCGGCCTGATCTCGATCTGCGCCGCCGGTGGGCAGGGCGTCGCCGCGATCCTCGAGGCGTAA
- a CDS encoding 3-oxoacyl-ACP reductase, with protein MATDLYSQIVHSAPGSFLAKQLGVPQPETLRRYKPGQPPLAGSVLIGGNGRVVEPLRTALAEDYEVVSNNIGGRWADSFGGLVFDATGITDPSGLKELYEFFTPVLRNVGSSGRIVVIGTTPEEAGSAHERIAQRALEGFTRSLGKEMRRGATVNLVYLSPAAKPAATGLESTLRFVLSGKSAYVDGQVFSVGAADSSPPADWDKPLDGKVAIVTGAARGIGATIAEVFSRDGARVLCIDVEAAAEPLGVTATKVGGTALTLDVTADDAVDKITEHLRENYDGRADILVNNAGITRDKLLANMDEARWDSVVAVNLLAPLRLTEGLVRNGTIGDGGRVVGLSSMAGIAGNRGQTNYAATKAGMIGLTDALAEEYADRAVTVNAVAPGFIETKMTEAIPVATREVGRRLNSLYQGGKPVDVAEAIAYFASPASNAVTGNTIRVCGQAWLGA; from the coding sequence ATGGCTACCGATCTGTATTCGCAAATCGTCCATTCGGCGCCCGGATCGTTCCTCGCCAAGCAGCTCGGCGTCCCGCAGCCCGAGACGTTGCGCCGGTATAAGCCGGGTCAGCCGCCGCTGGCGGGCTCGGTGCTCATCGGCGGGAACGGCCGCGTCGTCGAGCCGCTGCGCACCGCGCTGGCCGAGGACTACGAGGTGGTGTCGAACAACATCGGCGGACGCTGGGCCGACTCGTTCGGGGGTCTGGTGTTCGACGCGACCGGCATCACCGATCCGTCCGGGCTCAAGGAGCTGTACGAGTTCTTCACCCCGGTGCTGCGCAACGTCGGGTCGTCGGGGCGCATCGTCGTCATCGGCACCACGCCCGAGGAGGCGGGCAGCGCCCACGAGCGCATCGCGCAGCGCGCGCTGGAGGGCTTCACCCGCTCGCTCGGCAAGGAGATGCGGCGCGGCGCGACGGTGAACCTGGTGTACCTCTCCCCGGCGGCCAAACCGGCCGCCACCGGCCTGGAGTCGACGCTGCGGTTTGTCCTTTCGGGCAAGTCGGCCTACGTCGACGGGCAGGTGTTCTCGGTGGGTGCGGCGGATTCGTCGCCGCCCGCGGACTGGGACAAGCCGCTGGACGGCAAGGTCGCCATCGTCACCGGCGCGGCGCGCGGTATCGGCGCGACGATCGCCGAGGTGTTCAGCCGCGACGGGGCGCGGGTGCTGTGCATCGATGTGGAGGCCGCCGCCGAGCCGCTCGGCGTGACGGCGACCAAGGTCGGCGGCACCGCGCTGACGCTCGACGTCACCGCCGACGACGCCGTCGACAAGATCACCGAGCACCTGCGGGAGAACTACGACGGCCGCGCCGACATCCTCGTCAACAACGCGGGGATCACCCGCGACAAGTTGCTGGCCAACATGGACGAGGCCCGCTGGGACTCCGTCGTCGCGGTGAACCTGCTTGCGCCGCTTCGGCTTACCGAGGGCCTGGTGCGTAACGGCACGATCGGCGACGGCGGCCGGGTGGTCGGCCTGTCGTCGATGGCCGGGATCGCGGGCAACCGGGGCCAGACCAACTACGCGGCCACCAAGGCGGGCATGATCGGGCTGACCGACGCGCTGGCCGAGGAGTACGCCGACAGGGCGGTCACGGTCAACGCCGTCGCACCCGGTTTCATCGAGACCAAGATGACCGAGGCGATTCCGGTGGCCACCCGGGAGGTCGGCCGCCGGCTGAACTCGCTGTATCAGGGCGGCAAGCCGGTCGACGTCGCCGAGGCCATCGCCTATTTCGCCAGCCCGGCGTCAAATGCCGTCACGGGCAACACGATTCGGGTGTGCGGACAAGCGTGGCTGGGGGCTTGA
- a CDS encoding MaoC/PaaZ C-terminal domain-containing protein: MPSRATRFGCADKRGWGLEVTQPSGLLNLVRAAAGALPFVPRDDKLPERTLTVEDVSIDPANVAAYANVTGLRFGDAVPLTYPFALTFPTVMALVTSFDFPFAAMGSVHIENHITQYRPIAVTDTVSVRVHAENLREHRRGLLVDIVTDVNVGNERAWHQVTTFLHQQRTSLSDEPKPPPQKQPKLGPPNAVLRITPGQIRQYASVSGDHNPIHTNAIAAKLFGFLTVIAHGMFTAAAVLANIEGQLPDAVKYSVRFAKPVVLPAAAGLYVDRVTDGWDLTLRHLKKGDPHLMGTVHAL, encoded by the coding sequence ATGCCGTCACGGGCAACACGATTCGGGTGTGCGGACAAGCGTGGCTGGGGGCTTGAGGTGACGCAACCGTCTGGGCTGTTGAACCTGGTGCGCGCGGCGGCGGGCGCGCTGCCATTCGTGCCGCGCGACGACAAGCTGCCCGAGCGCACGCTGACCGTCGAGGACGTGAGCATCGACCCCGCGAACGTCGCGGCGTACGCCAACGTCACCGGGTTGCGGTTCGGTGACGCTGTGCCGCTGACGTATCCGTTCGCGTTGACGTTTCCCACCGTGATGGCGTTGGTCACCAGCTTCGATTTCCCTTTCGCCGCAATGGGTTCGGTGCACATCGAGAACCACATCACGCAGTACCGGCCGATCGCGGTCACCGACACGGTGTCGGTGCGGGTGCACGCCGAGAACCTGCGCGAGCACCGGCGCGGGCTGCTGGTCGACATCGTCACGGACGTGAACGTCGGCAACGAGCGGGCATGGCATCAAGTGACGACGTTCCTGCACCAGCAGCGCACCAGCCTGTCCGACGAGCCGAAGCCGCCACCGCAGAAGCAGCCGAAGCTGGGCCCCCCGAATGCGGTACTGCGGATCACGCCCGGCCAGATCCGCCAGTACGCGTCGGTCAGCGGGGACCACAACCCGATCCACACCAACGCGATCGCGGCCAAGCTGTTCGGCTTTCTCACGGTGATCGCGCATGGAATGTTCACCGCCGCGGCGGTTCTGGCGAACATCGAGGGCCAGTTACCGGACGCGGTGAAGTATTCGGTGCGCTTTGCAAAGCCGGTGGTGCTGCCCGCGGCCGCGGGTCTCTATGTCGACCGGGTGACCGACGGCTGGGATCTGACGTTGCGTCACCTGAAGAAGGGCGATCCGCATCTGATGGGGACGGTCCACGCGCTGTAG
- a CDS encoding ATP-binding protein, with amino-acid sequence MTKPAKEVVTDPISPDLKKAMRQLKLSPILDTLPDRLALARQQHLSHAAFLELVLADEATRRDTSSAARRARIAGLDPTMRLDTWDEDAAVRYDRTLWTDLTSLRFLDAAHGAVVLGAVGVGKTHLATALGHIAVRRRVPTLMLRADAMFKRLRASRLDNSTEAEIRRLAQVRLLIIDDFALQPLDATATADFYELVVARHQRSATIVTSNRGPDEWLSVMTDAMLAESAVDRLTSTAHELIIEGPSYRQRQKPSVDSSPSTTDHPR; translated from the coding sequence ATGACCAAGCCTGCCAAAGAGGTTGTCACTGATCCGATCTCACCCGACTTGAAGAAGGCGATGCGCCAACTCAAACTCTCACCGATACTCGACACCCTGCCCGACCGACTCGCCCTGGCCCGCCAACAGCACCTCTCCCACGCCGCGTTCCTCGAACTGGTCCTCGCCGACGAAGCCACCCGCCGCGACACCAGCTCCGCCGCGCGGCGAGCCCGCATCGCCGGCCTCGATCCCACCATGCGTCTAGACACCTGGGACGAAGATGCTGCGGTGCGCTACGACCGGACCCTGTGGACCGACCTGACCAGTCTGCGGTTCCTCGACGCCGCCCACGGTGCGGTGGTCCTCGGGGCGGTCGGCGTCGGCAAAACTCACCTCGCGACCGCGCTGGGCCACATTGCGGTGCGTCGACGAGTCCCGACACTGATGCTGCGTGCTGATGCAATGTTCAAGCGGCTCAGAGCTTCTCGACTCGACAACAGCACCGAAGCCGAGATACGGCGACTCGCGCAAGTGCGCTTGCTGATTATCGATGACTTCGCACTGCAACCGCTCGACGCTACAGCCACCGCCGACTTCTACGAACTGGTTGTCGCCAGACATCAACGCAGCGCGACCATTGTGACCTCAAATCGTGGACCCGATGAATGGTTGTCGGTCATGACCGACGCGATGCTCGCCGAATCCGCCGTCGACCGACTTACCTCCACCGCGCACGAACTCATCATCGAGGGGCCGTCCTACCGGCAACGCCAGAAGCCCTCAGTTGACAGCTCGCCGTCAACCACAGATCATCCCCGTTGA